The uncultured Sphaerochaeta sp. genome includes the window TGAAGAGGGTGAATGCAAACGTATAGTCGATACTTGCATCAATACGTGGGGCAGTATAGATATCCTGGTCAATTGTGCAGGTATCAGCATAAACAAGGAGGATGTCACTGAATTCAATCGCAGTGACTGGGACAAGATGATTGCGGTGAATCTAACCGCTGCCTTTGAGATGATACATGAGGTAACACCCCATATGATCAGGCAAAGAAGTGGAAAGATCATCAATATTGCATCCCTGTATGCCTTTCTCGGTGGACGCTGGTCACCAGCATACGCTGCATCAAAACATGGTATCGTTGGTTTGACGAAGGCTATGAGTGATGAGTTGGCAGAATACAATGTCCAGGTCAATGCTATCGCTCCTGGGTATTTTGTAACCAAATTGACTGAGAAAACCCGCAGCGACCAGAAACGTAATGAGGTGATCGTCTCCCACATTCCTGCAAATCGATGGGGAACAGCAACAGACTTGATGGGTTCTTGCATCTATCTCTCCAGCGATGCTTCCAACTATGTGAATGGAACCGTTCTTACCATCGACGGTGGTTTCCTGATACGTTAGTTCTCAGGAAAGAGCAAAGAAAAAAGAAGAGAGTATGAAACAGCAGTACATAGTAGCAATTGACGGAGGCACACAAAGTACCAAGGTGACCATGTTTGACACCCTTGGGGAGGAAATCTGCTCAAATACCGTGCCGCTCAAGGAAATCCATCTCTATGGAGAGGGTAAGGCTGAACATCCTGATGATGATTTGTGGGATAGCCTGCAGCAAGCTTGCAAGGGCATGCTCCAGGCCTTCCAGGGGAACAGGGAAGATATCATTGGAATCGGTTTGGGATCCATCCGTTGCTGCCGTGCCCTCCTTAAGAAGGACGGAAGTCTGGCTTCGCCTGTGCAGAGCTGGATGGATATCCGCCTTTCCTATCCATATGAACATGAAGATGATGAGGTTCGGTATGTTACCACTGCTACCGGGTATCTGACCCATCGACTTACCAGAGAGACAAGGGATACCCGCTCTAACTACGTCGGTCCCTGGCCCATCAATCCAGAGTCCCTTCAATGGTACCCGGATGGTGAGCTCTTCGACTCCTACTCTACTCCACGGGATATGCTCTTCGATTTGGTTGACCCATCTACCATTCTCGGCTCGGTAACTGAACAGGCAAGCAAGGCTACTGGACTTCCTGAGGGAATCCCGGTTGTTTCTACTGCAAATGACAAGGCAGTGGAAGGCCTTGGTGCTGGATTGGCTGATAAAGGAACCGTTCTTGTGTCACTGGGAACCTACATCACCAGTATGATGGTAGGAGACACGTACCAAGAGGATGCAACGTACTATTGGAGCAATCCAGGGGCAGTACCCGGTGAATTCCTCTATGAAAGCAATGGAATTCGCAGGGGAATGGCGACCGTCACCTGGATCAAGGACCTGATGGGAACAGGATTGGTAGAATCAGCCAAGGAGCATAATATGTCTCCAGAAGCGTATCTGAATGTCTTGGGTAAGGACGTAAGCGCTGGTTGTGACGGACTGTACACCATCTTGCATTGGCTTGCCCGGCCCACCCAGCAATGGGAAAGGGGCATCATGATCGGCTTCAATGGCAAGCATAAGGGAAAACACATGTTCCGCTCTGTGCTTGAAGGCATCTCGATGACCATGAAGAACCATGCTCAGGCGATGTGTGATGAGATGGGAGTTGAGATCAAACATCTTATTGTAAGTGGCGGTGGCTCCAATGGGGAACTTTTCATGCAGATCCTCGCAGATGTATTTGGCGTACCTGCCCACAGGAACCAAACCAACGAGTCAGCAAGTATGGGGGCGGCCATCTGCACCGCTCTTGCACTCGGGATATATCCCGACAGGGCATCGGCTATCGAGCATATGGTGAGAGTACGGGACACATTCCTCCCAGATAAGGCAAATGTTGCATTGTATGAAAGAATCAATCGAGAGGTGTATACAAAAATCAGTCCTGCTACAGAAGAGGTATTGCAGGCATCCCATCGTATTTTTCATGATTAATCACCTGTTGGGCTCCAAGCCCCCTCATCATTTTGATACCCAAAGGCCAGTTACTTTGCTATATTCAAATTAGGGAGGGGGTACTGATGAGGATTACCAACTATCGCTCTTTCATGATCCATGCATTGTTCCTTTCGCTTACCATGAGTTTCATAGATGTGAATACCGTCGCCCCAGCCATGCTAAGCGAAACTGGGGCTACTACCTTTCACCTAGGACTCCTGACTGCCATCATGGTGGGATTCGGTAGCTTCATGCAACTGTTGTTTGCTACCTTTATCATGGGATTCAAGCACAAGAAACCGGCCCTTCTTGGGGGAATCTACCTCAGGGTTGCTGCACTTGCAAGCCTTGGCATATTCTTGCGAAACCTTGGATCCCCTGCCACCTGGAAAATATGGCTTATTCTCTTCTTGATCACCGTATTCTCCTTCAGCGGTGCATGGGCAAACATCGCCTACACCGATATTCTTGGAAGCACGATTGAAAAACCTCAACGAAAGAAACTACTCACCCAGAAACAACTGATTACCAGTATTGGATTGATCATCAGTTCAGTTGTGGTAAAGCTTGTACTCTCCTACCTCTCCTACCCCGACAGCTACAGCCTGCTTTTCCTTATGGCAAGTCTGCTTCTTCTCCTGGCAACCAGTGGCTTCTGGATGCTGAAAGAGGGAGAACCTCCCCAGCAAAAAAAACAGACTCTAGGAGAAAGACTGGGTATGTTTGCCCATGCCATCAAGGAAGACCGAAATGTCAGGCTCTATCTGCTTTTGGTGAATACCTCAGGGGTTATCCTCTCTACCCTGCCATTCTTGGTGGTTCTGGCAAATCAACGCTATGGATTGGATGGAGGAAGAACGGGAACCTTCCTGTTGTTCCAGCTTTCCGGTTCCCTTCTTGCAACCATGCTGACCAACCTGTTCAGCAAGGGACAGCGCTATCGCCCGCTTATCTATCTTTTCATCCTTCTCGGTGTCTCCACCCCGATCATTGCTCTCTTGTTGATAGCAACCCCACTACTCTACCCACTTGCTTTCATGATCGGAGGAGCTACCGGTGCTCTCTATCACATACTTACCGTGGGGATTCTTTTGGAAATTTCCAACAATGAGAACCGCCCAATTTATTTTGGAATTGGCGGTGCTGGTGCCTTGATGAATATCCTCTACCCCATGCTTGCTGGTCTCTTGCTCCCCTCCCTAGGGTTTCCACTTATCTTCATACTTACCAGTTGCTATATGCTTTTTGGTATCTACGCCGCCAAACATTTGGATTGTGGCATATTTTCCTGAATCTAGGCCAACAGTTATATTGATCAAAATATAATTTCTTTTTATATTATTGGTATCAAATAGGAGATATTATGAACAAGAAACTAATCCTGACGCTTACACTGCTTTCCTTCTCTGCTCTCTCACTCTTTGCATTCTCCTTCACCCCGTTCGTGGAGACAGAACAAGGAACCATTGGCTTGTTGCACCATACTTTCCAAAACGGGGCAGCAGGAGACGAATTCGATTTCATCAAGCAAGGCGGACAAAACAACCTCTACCCCTTCAGCCGCTACACGGTCGGGGCAAGAATTGAGGATAAACATCGTCTCTGGTTCACCTACCAACCATTGCAGCTTGATACCGCAGTTGATTTTAAAGACAACAATGTAAAGATTGGCGGCCATACTTTCAACGGTCCCATGGAACTGACCTACAGCTTCCCTTTCTACCGAGCCACCTACACCTATGACCTGCTTGGGAAATATGAAGAGGCGTATCTTGGAGTCGGCCTTGCCCTGCAGATCAGGAATGCATCCATCCAGTTCAGGGAGATGTATGATGACGGAACTGATACAGCTGAATACTTTGTGAGTCAGAACGTAGGGCTGGTTCCAGCCCTGGCCATCTACAGTGAGTACCGCTTCCCCTTTGGCTTGACCCTCAGTGCCGATATCGCAGGATCATACGCGAACCTTGCCTATATCAATGGAGCTGACTATGCGTTTGAGGGGTCAATATTGGATGCCTCCCTACGCATGGACTATGCGATAGAGGATGGCTTCTCCCTCTTTGCCAATGCACGCTTCTTCGGAGGGACTGCAGATGGGGAGAGCGAGAATGATGCAAGCAACTGGACAGAGTCCACTGAGGCCTACACCAAGAACAATATTGCAAGCCTGACTTTCTCTACAGGACTTGCCTGGCAGATGCAATAATTTTCATTAAAACAAATAGCAACGCAAGGATTACAAAAATTCTTGCGTTTTTTTTGTGTTCTTGCGGCTTTTTTTGTAGGCAAATGCCATACCGAGCGTATACCATTTGCGTGAAGACTTTTCCAAGGAGCCGACATGAACCCACTTATCATTGTAGATATCTTCAGCATGGTTCCCTTGTTCTTTACTATTTACCTGGCTACACGACATCTCAGTGGGTCAAGGCAGAATAGGTACTATATCCTTGCCTCCTACATTACCCTCGCGTTGCTGGCTGTTGAAGTGCTGGGGTACATCATGGCAGGTCGTACAGCTGCGTATGCCATTATTATCCACTTGCTTTCCAACACGGTCTATTTCATCCTAATTCCAGCAGTTTCACTCATCATCCTCTGGTATCTTGGGTATAGTGAGTATGGAAAGACAATAAAAAGACTTCTCTATACCCCCTTGGCCTTGAACGCTATACTGGCGATTCTCTCGATACAGAACGGTTGGTTTTTCTCTGTGAATACCTCCAACGAGTATATCAGGGGACCCTTCTTCTATGTTACCACCTGTATCTCTTACTCCTACTACATCCTCATCCTTATACAGCTCTTCAGGATGAGGCATACTACCATATTCCCAAGCAAGTTCCTGGTTGCCTTGGTCTATTGCTTGCCCATCATTGCAACAATTATCCAGTTTTTCTACCTAGAGGACTCCTATATCACCAGTTCCATTGCAACGGCACTATTGCTGTACTATCTTATCGTGCAGGAAGCAAAGTTCGATTTCGACCTGCCTACCAAGGCACGAAACCGTATTGCTTTTGAACGGATGCTGGCTATAGCAGAACAAAGAAACCAGGAGCTGGTCTTTATACTCTTTGATATGAACAACCTTAAAGGAGTCAATGATACCTGGGGACACCATGAGGGAGACCACCTGCTCTTATCCTTGGCAGAGTTGCTCAATAAAGCGTTCTCACCTGATGGAAAAGTATTCAGGATTGGTGGTGATGAGTTCTGTGTAATTTTTACCAGAGCCAAGATAGGCAAGAGACAATCCAGGATGGAACAATTTGAAATGAAGCTGCTGGAAGCCAATACCAAGCTTGCCCATCCTATCGATGTTGCATGGGGATATGCAGAGTCAAGCAACGATGAAGGCAAATCAATCCGGGATGCCTTCACCCTTGCTGACAAAGCGATGTACCGCCATAAGGCAGCGCTCAAGGAAAGTGAACTATCCTAGCAACCCCTGTAGGCGCATCTGGAGATAGAGAAATTCCAACTCCCTGAGTGTCCCTAGCACAGTAAAGGCTGCCTGGTACCAGTCCAACTCCCTCTGTAGAAGGGATTGCTTGTCACTTATCGATGCCTCGAATCGTATCTGCTCACTGGAAAGCAATGCTTCTTTTAACCGGTAGTCAGCAAGCTGGACACCCAGATCAGAGAGATACCCAACGATTTCCTGCTCAATTTCCTGTACGGTATCCTCAGCTTCTGCATAGGCGATCTCAAGACCAGCCTTCGCAGAGTCCAGTGCTTCCTGAGCAAGTGACTGTTGCAATGAGGATGATTTCCTGAACAGATCGGTTGCACTGAATGCTATGGAGAAAGTCATCTGAGGGTTGGCATCTGAGAAAAGCTCACCAAAGGATGAAAAGAACGAATTACCATCACTTGGGGAGTAGAAAGGACTCATCTGGAAGCTCAACTGAAGGGCTGGAGCATCCTGCACAGAAAACATCCCAGTTTCGATGGTTGCCTTCTGCATCTCCAACAATGCTTGCTGGTAGGCAGTGTCCTGGGATAGATATCGTGAAAACAGTGCTTCAAGGTCATACCCATTTTCCATGAGGGAAACGGGGTTGAAGTCAGTAACTGATACCTGCGGGGGGAGATCATCTTCCCATACCCGCTTTAAGGTAACCGAAAGAGTATCAAGTTCGCGATTCACTGCTTGGTAAGCACTCAGGCTCTGCTGGTAGGCAAGCTGGCTGCTCTCATACGCCTGGCGGCTGATAAGGCCTTCGTCCAAATCCTCTTTGGCCCTCTTTCTTGCAGTATCGGCCAAGCTGACTCTTGCAGAGAGTATATATCGGTTCTCCAGCAAGCTCTGACGGAGCAAGAGGAGGCGAATATTCTGCAGGATGAGCGCACGCTGCAGTCCATCCTTGGAGTAGATGGCATCAGAGAGAGCAATACGTTGTTTCTCCACCTGCTTGTCCTGGTAGGAGAGGTCAACCAATCCCTCCCCGATCCAAAGTGGTTGGCGAAGGGAGAGGGAAACGGTGGGTGTCTGTGTCCAGGCATCTTTTGTACTGGTCATGCTGTACGAGCTTTTCTGGTTAGCGGAGAGCTGCAAGGTCGCCCCTGTAGAGAGGGTATCAGTGAGGGTTCCCCCTACCTGGAAGGAGTGGCTCTTGGTTCTTACAACAGAAGGAGCAGGAGGAGAAGCTCCAGTCTGCACGGTCATGTCATTGTAGGTATAGGGAGTTGCACTCACTCCCCATGTGGGCCGGCCCTGGGAGAGAGAGAATTCCAGTTGTGCTTCCTGGATGCCAACTACATCTGAGAGCTGCTGCAGCTGCCAGTCATTCTCTTTCAGTTTTGTTTCCAGCTGCTCCAGCAAACTGGAAGTAGTTGGATGTGCCTCCTCTCTCCAGGTATCAAGGAATGCATCAATTGCTTCAGCCTCCAAGGGGAGTTCAGACTCCCCTGCCAAATCCACAGGAGTAAGATCAGGATAGGAGGAGGCAGCAAGGGATGAGAGCGCAGACAGTAAGAGTATCATAATTGGTAGGTATCGTTTCATTAAGCATTCCTCCGGGTGTCTTTGTAAAATGAAGCGTAGAGCAAGGGTAGTACAAACAGCGCGCTCAACGTGGAGAAGATCAAGCCTACCATGATGGTGGAGGCCATTGGTGACCATACAACGGAATATCCCCCTATCCCGATTGCTGTGGGAAGCAGTCCTGCTATGGTGGTAAGACTGGTTAGGAGGATTGGTCGGATACGAGTCCCTGCAGCCTCTACAATCGCCTCAGCTACAGATTTCCCCTCTGCCCGTAGTTCATTGATGAAACTGATCAGGACGATGGCATCGTTTACCGCGATGCCAGCCAAGGCAACTGCTGAGTAGATTACGGTTGTTGAAAGAGGAGTGCCTGAGACAAAGAGGAAAAGCACCACCCCGATAAAGGCAAAAGGAACGCTAAGCAGAATCAGGAATGGTTGGCTGTAGCTGTTGAACTGGGTACCAAGGATCAAGTACATCAGGAATATCCCGAGCACAAAGATACGGAGGATATCGATCAGGAGGTTGGAAAAATCACTGAACTCGCCACCTACCACCAGATCAACCGAGGGGTATCGATTGCGTAGATCGGTATCCCAGAGTTGCACTATCTGGTCATTGACCACATTCTGGTCAACCCCTGTGAGTGCATCTGCGGTTACAGTAATCTCACGCTTTCCTTCCACACGCCTGATGGAACCGATGGAGCTCTCCAATGAGATGGTTGCAACACTGCTCAATGGCACGAGCCTGCCATCATCAGTGGGTATGAGAATCTGCTGGAGATCCTCAAAGCGCTCTGTTCCTCCATTATCAAACTGGACGACCATATCAATCTCTTCATTCTCCAGGAACAACGTTCCAACGTTCTGTCCTTCAAAACGTACACGCAAGTAACTGGCGATGGTAGAAACACCGATTCCCAAACGGGTTGCCTGATCCTGGTCAACATCAATACGGAGGGCGGGATTGCCAGCAATGAAATCG containing:
- a CDS encoding GGDEF domain-containing protein; this encodes MNPLIIVDIFSMVPLFFTIYLATRHLSGSRQNRYYILASYITLALLAVEVLGYIMAGRTAAYAIIIHLLSNTVYFILIPAVSLIILWYLGYSEYGKTIKRLLYTPLALNAILAILSIQNGWFFSVNTSNEYIRGPFFYVTTCISYSYYILILIQLFRMRHTTIFPSKFLVALVYCLPIIATIIQFFYLEDSYITSSIATALLLYYLIVQEAKFDFDLPTKARNRIAFERMLAIAEQRNQELVFILFDMNNLKGVNDTWGHHEGDHLLLSLAELLNKAFSPDGKVFRIGGDEFCVIFTRAKIGKRQSRMEQFEMKLLEANTKLAHPIDVAWGYAESSNDEGKSIRDAFTLADKAMYRHKAALKESELS
- a CDS encoding TolC family protein, with the protein product MKRYLPIMILLLSALSSLAASSYPDLTPVDLAGESELPLEAEAIDAFLDTWREEAHPTTSSLLEQLETKLKENDWQLQQLSDVVGIQEAQLEFSLSQGRPTWGVSATPYTYNDMTVQTGASPPAPSVVRTKSHSFQVGGTLTDTLSTGATLQLSANQKSSYSMTSTKDAWTQTPTVSLSLRQPLWIGEGLVDLSYQDKQVEKQRIALSDAIYSKDGLQRALILQNIRLLLLRQSLLENRYILSARVSLADTARKRAKEDLDEGLISRQAYESSQLAYQQSLSAYQAVNRELDTLSVTLKRVWEDDLPPQVSVTDFNPVSLMENGYDLEALFSRYLSQDTAYQQALLEMQKATIETGMFSVQDAPALQLSFQMSPFYSPSDGNSFFSSFGELFSDANPQMTFSIAFSATDLFRKSSSLQQSLAQEALDSAKAGLEIAYAEAEDTVQEIEQEIVGYLSDLGVQLADYRLKEALLSSEQIRFEASISDKQSLLQRELDWYQAAFTVLGTLRELEFLYLQMRLQGLLG
- a CDS encoding MFS transporter — encoded protein: MRITNYRSFMIHALFLSLTMSFIDVNTVAPAMLSETGATTFHLGLLTAIMVGFGSFMQLLFATFIMGFKHKKPALLGGIYLRVAALASLGIFLRNLGSPATWKIWLILFLITVFSFSGAWANIAYTDILGSTIEKPQRKKLLTQKQLITSIGLIISSVVVKLVLSYLSYPDSYSLLFLMASLLLLLATSGFWMLKEGEPPQQKKQTLGERLGMFAHAIKEDRNVRLYLLLVNTSGVILSTLPFLVVLANQRYGLDGGRTGTFLLFQLSGSLLATMLTNLFSKGQRYRPLIYLFILLGVSTPIIALLLIATPLLYPLAFMIGGATGALYHILTVGILLEISNNENRPIYFGIGGAGALMNILYPMLAGLLLPSLGFPLIFILTSCYMLFGIYAAKHLDCGIFS
- a CDS encoding FGGY-family carbohydrate kinase, whose translation is MKQQYIVAIDGGTQSTKVTMFDTLGEEICSNTVPLKEIHLYGEGKAEHPDDDLWDSLQQACKGMLQAFQGNREDIIGIGLGSIRCCRALLKKDGSLASPVQSWMDIRLSYPYEHEDDEVRYVTTATGYLTHRLTRETRDTRSNYVGPWPINPESLQWYPDGELFDSYSTPRDMLFDLVDPSTILGSVTEQASKATGLPEGIPVVSTANDKAVEGLGAGLADKGTVLVSLGTYITSMMVGDTYQEDATYYWSNPGAVPGEFLYESNGIRRGMATVTWIKDLMGTGLVESAKEHNMSPEAYLNVLGKDVSAGCDGLYTILHWLARPTQQWERGIMIGFNGKHKGKHMFRSVLEGISMTMKNHAQAMCDEMGVEIKHLIVSGGGSNGELFMQILADVFGVPAHRNQTNESASMGAAICTALALGIYPDRASAIEHMVRVRDTFLPDKANVALYERINREVYTKISPATEEVLQASHRIFHD
- a CDS encoding SDR family NAD(P)-dependent oxidoreductase; translation: MNIPDFTMDFFSLKGKNAVVTGGNTGLGQPLSVALAKAGANVIVASIMEEDGQTKQWVEDCGVAYQYIHSNITEEGECKRIVDTCINTWGSIDILVNCAGISINKEDVTEFNRSDWDKMIAVNLTAAFEMIHEVTPHMIRQRSGKIINIASLYAFLGGRWSPAYAASKHGIVGLTKAMSDELAEYNVQVNAIAPGYFVTKLTEKTRSDQKRNEVIVSHIPANRWGTATDLMGSCIYLSSDASNYVNGTVLTIDGGFLIR